The following is a genomic window from bacterium.
ATTTTATATGAACTTTTGTGTTGATGAATCTTGTGGTAGATGTGCTCCCTGTAGAATAGGGACAACACAGATGTTTGAATATCTTGATAGTATATCAAAAGGTATTGCAACTGAAGAAGATATTTCGAAATTGAAAAACATTGCTGTTGCAGTAAAAAAGACGTCTTTATGTGGTCTTGGGCAGACAGCGCCAAATCCTGTTCTTTCAACTTTGAGATACTTTGAAGAAGAGTATATGGAGCATATAAAAGATAAGAAGTGTCGGGCAGGTAAATGTAAAGACCTTCTTGAATACTCTATTATACAGAATAAATGTAGAAAATGCGGTCTATGTTTTAGAAATTGTCCAGTATCTGCTATATCAGGTAACAATAAAGATGGATATGTGATAAACCCAGAGCTATGCATAAAGTGTGGCAACTGTTTTGAAGTATGTAAATTTGACGCTATTTTTAGGGGGTAAAATGATAACTGCTAATATAAATGGTATTCCTGTCCATGTAAGAAAAGGAACAACGATTCTTGAAGCTGCAAAAAAAATCAATATAAATATTCCTGTTTTATGTAAACATCCTGACCTTGATTCAACGGCTTCTTGTGGGATATGTGTTGTTAAGAATGGAGGTAGTAGTAAATTTTTAAGAGCGTGTTGTACACCTATCGAAGAAGGGATGAATATAATTACTCACGATAACGAACTACAAGAGGTGCGTAAGACAGTCATAGAACTTATATTGTCTAATCACCCAAACGACTGTCTCCAATGTGCAAGAAACAATAATTGTGAACTACAAAAACTTGCAGCTGATTTTGGTATAAGAGAATATCCTTTCCACCAGTTACAGAAAGGTTTAAAACCAGACCTTTCCACAAAAATACTTAAGATTGTGCCTGATAAATGTATTCTGTGTGGTAGATGTATTAATGTATGCCAAAATATACAAAATGTTTGGGCTCTCTCGTTTTTGGAGAGGGGTATTAATACAAGAATTTCAGCCGCTGGAGATATTGACCTTGCAGATAGCCCGTGTATAAAATGTGGGCAGTGTGCAGCCCATTGTCCAACAGGCGCTATCGCTGAATATGATGAAACCGAAAAAACCTGGCAAGCTCTTTATGACCCAGATAAATATTGTGTTGTACAGATAGCTCCTGCTGTTAGGGTAGCTATTGGTGAAGCGTTTGGTTACCCTGAAGGAGAAAACCTGACAGGCAAACTGTATGCCGCTTTAAGAAAACTTGGTTTTAAAGCTGTCTTTGATACCTCGTTTGGTGCAGACTTGACTGTTATGGAGGAAGCTACTGAGTTTATTGAGAGGTTTGTAAACAAAAAAGGACCACTTCCTCTTATTACTTCTTGTTGTCCGTCTTGGGTGGATTTTATGGAGAAATTTTATTCTGATATGATAGAACATTTCTCTACCGCCAAATCTCCTCAATCTATGGTTGGAGTGTTATCTAAAACATATTATGCTGAAAAACATAATATCGACCCTTCAAAAATATTTATGGTTTCTATTATGCCGTGCACAGCTAAAAAATATGAGATAACACGGAGCGAAGAGATGTTTGCTTCTGGGTATCAGGATATAGATGTTTCTTTGACTACAAGAGAACTTGCCCGTATGATAAAACAGGCAGGCGTGAATTTTGCTGGTCTACCTGATGAAGAGCCAGACCATATTCTGGGAGATTATACAGGAGCAGGAGTTATTTTTGGTACTACAGGTGGTGTTATGGAAGCTGCTTTAAGAACAGCACATTTTTTGGTTACTGGAAAGAATGCTGGTATTATGGATTTTGAAAGTGTTAGAGGTTTGAAAGGTGTAAAAGAAACCACTGTGGATATTGCTGGTAACAAAATAAGAGTAGCTATTGCTCACGGGATAGGTAATGTTGAATATGTTTTAAATAAAATACAGAAAGCTATTGCAGAAAAGAAAGAACCACCTTACCATTTTGTGGAAGTTATGGCTTGCCCTGGCGGGTGTGTAGGTGGTGGTGGGCAGCCTTATGGTGTTACCGATAAACTGCGTATGTCTCGTGCTCAGGGGCTATATTTAGATGATGAAAATCAAGATTATCATTATGCTCATGAGAATCCGTACATAAAAAAACTATACGACGAATTTCTTGGAAAACCCCTTAGTGAAAAGAGTCATAAACTTCTCCACACTTTTTATAATCCAAGACCTCTTTACCGTAAATAGGGCGCCATTTATGATAGGAAAACATTATGATGAGGAGAACACCCAAATCATTGAGGTTGCAGATAGGTATATTTGGAAGAACAAATGTGGGGAAATCTACTTTTCTCAATTATGTTACGCACCAAAATGTTGCTGTTACATCTTCTCTACCCGGTACAACAACAGATATAGTTGAAAAAAGTATAGAGTTGTTACCTATAGGACCTGTAGTTTTTCTTGATACTGCAGGTGTAGACGATATATCTCCTCTTGCCAAATTGCGTGCTGAGAAAACTCGAAATATTTTTAAGAGAGCAGACGTGTTTGTACTTGTTGTTGAACCTGATATATGGGGGCAGTATGAAGAAGAACTGGTTTTGACAGCAAAGAAGAATAGAGCGGCTCTCATTGTGGTTGTTAATAAGATAGATATAAAATCTCCTGGAGCGGATTTTATTTCAAAAATCAAAAAAATCACTCCATACTATCTCTACTGTTCTTGTTTAGATAGTGCAAATAGAGATAAGACTATCTCAGAGTTTAAACAAGCACTTTCTAAAGCTTGCCCTGACGGCGTACTTGCTGAAACTTTCCTTGTAGGAGATTTGGTTCCTAACAGAGGGGTTTTAATGCTGATTGTGCCTATAGATATTCAAGCTCCCAAGGGACGTTTGATATTGCCGCAAGTGCAGGTGTTAAGAGATGCTCTCGATAATAACATAATAACTATTGTTGTTAAAGACGATAATATAAAAGAAACAATCAGTAAATTGAAAGAGTTACCTTCGTTAGCGATTTGTGATTCTCAGGTTGTTGGTAAAATGGTAAGCCAGCTTCCATCCACAGTTAATTGTACAACATTCTCTATTCTTTTTACCAGATACAAGGGAAACCTTGCTGAAGCGGTTAAAGGGGCTATGGTAATAGATTCTATAGAGAAAGGCGATAGAATACTTATAGCAGAAAGTTGTTCTCACCACCCTATTGCCGATGATATTGGTAGGGTAAAGATTCCTAGCTGGATACAAGAATATAAAGGGTTTAAGGTTCCTTTTGATGTTTTCTCGGGTAGAGATTACCCACAAGATATGGAGAAATATAAGCTTGTTATACATTGTGGGGGTTGTATGCTAACGCAGAGAGAGATGTTGAATCGTATATATCAAGCAAAAGAACAAAATGTTCCAATTACAAACTATGGTGTAGTGATATCTTTTCTTGAAGGTGTTTTGGATAGAGCTTTATCGCCTTTTCCAGAAGAACTAACAATATATAAAAGAGAACTTATTAAGCAAAAAAGTTCTAATAGAGAGAAAAACTAATGAATATACAAGAATGGACAAAACAACGTATAAGAATGCCTGAAGTAGAACGGTTTATGACCAATGAAACACCTTTTATAAATGCTCAAGATATAGAAAGGCTCTTAAAAATAGAAACCGTATGCACACCTGAAAGGTTTAAGGATATACTCCAAAAATCTTTGTCAATAGAAACCTTGACTTTAGAAGAGACTGCCTGCTTGTTAAATGTAACAGATAAGGATATGTTGGAAGAGATGAAAGAGACAGCTTTAAAGATTAAAAAGAAGGTTTATGATAATAGAATCGTTACCTTTGCGCCTCTTTATATGGGTAACTATTGTGTGAACAACTGTGCATATTGCGGATTTAGGTCTTCTAATAGAGAGGTTACTCGCACAGTTTTAACCCTGGAAGAGGTTAAGCGAGAGACAGAAATTCTTGCTGGTAAAATTGGACACAAACGGCTGATAACAGTTTATGGAGAGCATCCTAAAAACGATGTTGATTATATTACAGATACTATACAAGCAGTTTACGGGGTTAAAGTAAAAGCAAGGTATGGTTATGGTCAGATTAGAAGGACAAATGTTAATGCGCCACCTTTTGGTATTGAAGACCTAAAAAAACTTCATAATGCAGGGATAGGGACATACCAGGTTTTTCAAGAGACGTACCATCCTAAAACATATAGCCAAGTACACCCTCCAGCAACCATAAAAGGGAATTACTTATGGCGTCTTTATACAATGCACAGAGCAATGGAAGCAGGTATAGATGATGTTGGATTGGGGGTCTTGTTTGGTCTTTATGACTGGAAGTTTGAAGTTATGGGGCTTGTTGCTCACAACAGAGAACTTGAGAAATCTTTTGGAGTGGGAACCCATACCATCTCTTTTCCCAGGATAGACCCTGCGTTAGGTACTCCATATAGTGATAACCCTCCTTATAGAGTGTCTGATGAAGATTTTATAAAACTTATGACAGTTATACGGCTGGCAGTTCCTCATACAGGTATGATAATCACTGCAAGAGAAACTGCAGATATGAGAAGAACTTCTCTCTCTTTGGGTATTACCCAAACGGATGCTTCAACAAGGATAGGAGTAGGCGGATATAGCCATAAAAAAGATAGCGATACAGCAGATAAGCAACAGTTTATTCTTGGAGATACCCGCAGTCTTGAAGAAGTAATAAAAGAGTTTACCAGTTTAGGGTATATAACTTCTTTTTGTACAGCTGGGTATAGATGTAGCCGTACAGGTAAGTCGATTATGGAACTTTTAAAAACAGGGCAGGAAGGCAGATTTTGTAAACTTAACGCTGTTTTAACTTTTAGAGAGTGGTTAGACGATTTTGCTTCTGAAGAGACTCGCCAAGAGGCAGAAATTCTTATCCAGAAAGAAATTTCAGAAATAAAACAGATGATGCCTTCTGTTTATCCTATGTTTATAGAATATTATAATAGAACCAAAAAAGGCGATAGAGATATATACTTTTAATAAGAGGGTTTTATGACAGATATTCTTGTATGTAACAAAATAGATACACCAAACGTTGCCCAACTATTTCAACAGGCAGACTCTATACGCAAAAAACATTGCGGTGATGATGTTCATTTAAGAGGGATTATAGAGTTTTCTAACTATTGTGAAAAGAACTGTTTTTACTGCGGACTAAGGCGAGATAACAAAAAACTTACCCGTTACAGGATGTTACCTGATGAAATATTAGAGACTGCCAGACAGGTTGTAGCTAATGGAGTTAAAACCATTGTTCTTCAATCAGGTGAAGAAAGACGGGATATAAAAGAGATATGTAATATTGTTGAAAAAATAAAAAGAGAACTTGATTGTGCTGTTACTTTATCTCTTGGTGAAAAAACGGTTGATGAATATAGAGCTTTAAAAAATTCTGGTGCTGATAGATATTTACTTAAATTTGAAACATCAAACGAGAAGTTGTTCAAAAAACTTAAACCTGATTCTTCATATATGGCAAGATTAAAATGTCTTGATATTCTTGAACAATTAAGTTTTCAAACAGGTGCAGGCAATATTGTGGGTTTACCTGAACAGACAATAAAGATTCTTGAAGAAGATATTCTTTTATTAAAACAACTCAATCCTGCTATGATAAGTATTACACCTTTCTTACCTCATCCAGATACTCCGCTTGGCAAATGCCGTCCAGGAGATTTAAACCTTACCCTTAAAACACTTGCTCTCGCACGGATAACTGTTCCTACATCACATATGCCTGCAACAACAGCTATAAGAACTTTGCATAAACAAGGTGCAGAGAAAGCTCTTTTGTGTGGCGCAAATGTTATTATGCCAAATTTCACTCCACCTCAATATAAAAACCTTTATCTTATATATCCTGATAAGGTATGCCTAAAAGAGGATGCAGAACAATCTATTGAAGAGATTAAAGGGTTGCTTACAAAACTTGGAAGAAAGATTTCAACAGGGTACGGGCATAGTTTGAAACGGTAGCAACTTAACAGGTGAATGTTCAGTTAACCTCATTTTACCATCCTGAACTTGTTTTAGGATCTCTAATGCACTCCACATTTATAATAGGCACTACGTAAAAAACTAGATTCCGGATCAAGTCTGGAATGACATACAGAGGGGTGTCTTCTTTTATAAGTTTGCCAGATTTGATATATCGTTTATTTGCAAAAAAGATAAGATGTTTGCTGAACAGATTTTGTTCCTAACATTATTAGGTATTTCTTTATAGAGCGTCTTCATTTTTGCAGATTCAATATATAAGAAAGGTGAGTGAGAACCAAAGAGAATTCTATCTTCAGAAGTCTTCTCTATTAAATTTGGCAGGCAGTTCAAACCATCAATATAAGATATATCAACAAAAACATTTTTTGTTTCATTTAATATTGTTATTGCTTCAGAACTGTTTAAACATAAACATTCAATATTGTTTTCTGGGTAAGCAAGCGAAAATTCAATAATTTCGTTTAAACCAATTGCAGGTACCTGCATAGCTGGAAACTGTGTTCTATCATCTTCTATTCTAACCTGAACCATAAGAGACATATTAAGAGTTTTTAACTCCAACATTAATGGCTCCATATACTTTGAAGATAGAGAGTAACTATGGAAAGCGGGATAAATCTTTACAGCGTTAGTTTTAGTTAATTGAGTATATTCTATAAGATTTTCTTTCCAATTAGCCAACACTGGATTTATAACCATAACAGGTACTAAAGACGGGTATTCTTCTACCTGTTTTATCAATTGTTTGTTACAAAAATCTATATCTCTGTTCAAGATAGCATCTATTGAAGAGACGATAGCCAAAGAAATTCCTTCCTTTTTAAGGTGAGCGTTCAATTTGGACGGCGTACCTAACAATAAACTCTGGAACGGCCAACAACCCAATGAAACATTTGTATCTATTATCATTTTATATCAAGTAGTTTTTTAGCATTTTCTGCTAAAATCATTTTTTTTGATTTGTCACTTATATCAGCACCGTAAATACGACCAAGCTGAGATGGAAAACTTCTGCAAGGTGTATCTGAACCAAACAAAACTCTTTCAGGACCTATTGTTCTGACTGCAAACTCTAAAATACCAGTAGCAGGTTGGCTACCACCTGTTTCAACATAAACATTACTGAATTTTTCTATATCAAGAACCCCTCTCATCCCACAACCTCCAAGGTGTCCCATAATAATTTTAATATTAGGGTACCTTGAAGCAAGGTAAGCAATATCAGAAGGGCTCGATTCCCCTTGTCTATTTCCTATAGATTTATACCACGTATGTTGTAACACAGGGATACCGAACTTTGATGCTACTTCCATAATATTAGATAACTTTTTATCATTAGCTTTTACTGATACCCACAGTTTTATACCTCTAAACCCTGCTTGCGCAATACACCTTTCGGCCTCTTCAAAAATAAATGTTTTATCATGCTTGGGGTTGAGAAAACAGAAACCGATAAAATTGTCAGGATGTTTTTTTACTACTTGTATACTATTATCATTGATTATTTGTACTTCTTTTTCGGTTGGGTCTTCTCCAAAGGTAGAAACATTACCCATAACACAGAGTTTTTTCACATTAAACTGGAAAGCTGCTTTCAAACATTTATCAGCAGCGTCGTCTGCAAATTTTCCTAAAACAGGGTGTGCGTGTGTATCTATTATTGATATTTTATCCATACAACTTATATTATATTACTATAATATATAAGTCAAATTTTCCTTGTTGCTTTTTTTACTACCCCCCATTCCGTCTTTGCGAGCCGTTTTTTGGCGTGGCAATCTCGCCGAAGGCGGAAAAGGAATGCACCTCTCTTTGCCTTCTCCCCTTGAGGGAGAAGGATCAAGGATGAGGGGTGCAGTTAGCAACTTAACCAAAAACGAAAGACGTAATGATAAAAAATTAGACTCCCCCTTATATGTCATTCCGGATTTATTCGGAATCTCGTTTTTATTACTTCATAGATAACAAAATGAGGCGTTCAGGATGGAGTGGTGGGCAAGGATAAAGCCATCAAGGATGAAGGTGTAAGAAAAAAATATTTGACAAGAAAATCAAATAGTTATAACCTTAAGATTGTGAAACAAATCACAATGATAATGGAAACCTTATATATTACCAAGCAAGACTGGGAAGGTTTTATTAAGGGCAAAACTGTCGATAAAACAATCTTTGCTCCTTTTGATGATAGGGGGTCCTTATTTTACAAGAGAGTTTTTGCTACTAATTGTCAGGATATTGTTTATAATAGAGCAAGACCTATTGAGCCCTTAAAACTATTTTTGTTACCTTTCAAAGAAAGAGTTTTTCCTTCAATTGACGCCATATCCGAAATTATCGTTATGGGGGCTACCTCATGCGATATAAAGGGGTTACAAATTCTTGATAAAGTTTTTTTAGAAGAAGATTATAAAGACCCTAACTACTCATACCGCCGTGATAATACTCTAATAATAAGTTTTGATTGCCTATCTCCGTACTCGTCCTGTTTTTGTGAACTTGTAGGTGTACATCCCTACCCCGAGAATGGTTTTGATTTAAATCTTTCTCTTTGTCAGGATGGGTTTTTAATAGATGTAACTACAGATAAAGGGGCTGCGTTTATTGGGAATGACCAGAAGTTTTTTCAATCTTCAGGTGAACAGGTAGGAATGAGGAAAGAGCAGAGAAAAAGAGTAACAGAACAACTTAAAGAAAGCAATAGAAGGTTCGATTTTTCAAAATTAGATAACCTGAAAGGTGCATATCAGAGCGAAATCTGGCAAACTCCTAAAGATGTTGAGAATTGTGTTCAATGCGGTAGTTGTACCAACAATTGTCCAACCTGTGTATCTTTTTTGCTTGAAGATGTAGGTACCTCAGAAAATATAAAAAAAAATAAGGTTTGGGATAGTTGTCTTTTCCCCGGATACGCTAAAATGGCTGCAGGTGCTTCGCCTCGACCGTCTTTG
Proteins encoded in this region:
- a CDS encoding 4Fe-4S dicluster domain-containing protein, coding for MGKDKAIKDEGVRKKYLTRKSNSYNLKIVKQITMIMETLYITKQDWEGFIKGKTVDKTIFAPFDDRGSLFYKRVFATNCQDIVYNRARPIEPLKLFLLPFKERVFPSIDAISEIIVMGATSCDIKGLQILDKVFLEEDYKDPNYSYRRDNTLIISFDCLSPYSSCFCELVGVHPYPENGFDLNLSLCQDGFLIDVTTDKGAAFIGNDQKFFQSSGEQVGMRKEQRKRVTEQLKESNRRFDFSKLDNLKGAYQSEIWQTPKDVENCVQCGSCTNNCPTCVSFLLEDVGTSENIKKNKVWDSCLFPGYAKMAAGASPRPSLYDRYANRLLCKYWYMVENFGVKGCTGCGRCISGCIGKIDKRSVITEVLRNEKVNI
- the hydE gene encoding [FeFe] hydrogenase H-cluster radical SAM maturase HydE: MTDILVCNKIDTPNVAQLFQQADSIRKKHCGDDVHLRGIIEFSNYCEKNCFYCGLRRDNKKLTRYRMLPDEILETARQVVANGVKTIVLQSGEERRDIKEICNIVEKIKRELDCAVTLSLGEKTVDEYRALKNSGADRYLLKFETSNEKLFKKLKPDSSYMARLKCLDILEQLSFQTGAGNIVGLPEQTIKILEEDILLLKQLNPAMISITPFLPHPDTPLGKCRPGDLNLTLKTLALARITVPTSHMPATTAIRTLHKQGAEKALLCGANVIMPNFTPPQYKNLYLIYPDKVCLKEDAEQSIEEIKGLLTKLGRKISTGYGHSLKR
- the hydF gene encoding [FeFe] hydrogenase H-cluster maturation GTPase HydF; the protein is MMRRTPKSLRLQIGIFGRTNVGKSTFLNYVTHQNVAVTSSLPGTTTDIVEKSIELLPIGPVVFLDTAGVDDISPLAKLRAEKTRNIFKRADVFVLVVEPDIWGQYEEELVLTAKKNRAALIVVVNKIDIKSPGADFISKIKKITPYYLYCSCLDSANRDKTISEFKQALSKACPDGVLAETFLVGDLVPNRGVLMLIVPIDIQAPKGRLILPQVQVLRDALDNNIITIVVKDDNIKETISKLKELPSLAICDSQVVGKMVSQLPSTVNCTTFSILFTRYKGNLAEAVKGAMVIDSIEKGDRILIAESCSHHPIADDIGRVKIPSWIQEYKGFKVPFDVFSGRDYPQDMEKYKLVIHCGGCMLTQREMLNRIYQAKEQNVPITNYGVVISFLEGVLDRALSPFPEELTIYKRELIKQKSSNREKN
- the hydG gene encoding [FeFe] hydrogenase H-cluster radical SAM maturase HydG, which translates into the protein MNIQEWTKQRIRMPEVERFMTNETPFINAQDIERLLKIETVCTPERFKDILQKSLSIETLTLEETACLLNVTDKDMLEEMKETALKIKKKVYDNRIVTFAPLYMGNYCVNNCAYCGFRSSNREVTRTVLTLEEVKRETEILAGKIGHKRLITVYGEHPKNDVDYITDTIQAVYGVKVKARYGYGQIRRTNVNAPPFGIEDLKKLHNAGIGTYQVFQETYHPKTYSQVHPPATIKGNYLWRLYTMHRAMEAGIDDVGLGVLFGLYDWKFEVMGLVAHNRELEKSFGVGTHTISFPRIDPALGTPYSDNPPYRVSDEDFIKLMTVIRLAVPHTGMIITARETADMRRTSLSLGITQTDASTRIGVGGYSHKKDSDTADKQQFILGDTRSLEEVIKEFTSLGYITSFCTAGYRCSRTGKSIMELLKTGQEGRFCKLNAVLTFREWLDDFASEETRQEAEILIQKEISEIKQMMPSVYPMFIEYYNRTKKGDRDIYF
- a CDS encoding NADH-dependent [FeFe] hydrogenase, group A6, which encodes MITANINGIPVHVRKGTTILEAAKKININIPVLCKHPDLDSTASCGICVVKNGGSSKFLRACCTPIEEGMNIITHDNELQEVRKTVIELILSNHPNDCLQCARNNNCELQKLAADFGIREYPFHQLQKGLKPDLSTKILKIVPDKCILCGRCINVCQNIQNVWALSFLERGINTRISAAGDIDLADSPCIKCGQCAAHCPTGAIAEYDETEKTWQALYDPDKYCVVQIAPAVRVAIGEAFGYPEGENLTGKLYAALRKLGFKAVFDTSFGADLTVMEEATEFIERFVNKKGPLPLITSCCPSWVDFMEKFYSDMIEHFSTAKSPQSMVGVLSKTYYAEKHNIDPSKIFMVSIMPCTAKKYEITRSEEMFASGYQDIDVSLTTRELARMIKQAGVNFAGLPDEEPDHILGDYTGAGVIFGTTGGVMEAALRTAHFLVTGKNAGIMDFESVRGLKGVKETTVDIAGNKIRVAIAHGIGNVEYVLNKIQKAIAEKKEPPYHFVEVMACPGGCVGGGGQPYGVTDKLRMSRAQGLYLDDENQDYHYAHENPYIKKLYDEFLGKPLSEKSHKLLHTFYNPRPLYRK
- a CDS encoding amidohydrolase family protein; its protein translation is MDKISIIDTHAHPVLGKFADDAADKCLKAAFQFNVKKLCVMGNVSTFGEDPTEKEVQIINDNSIQVVKKHPDNFIGFCFLNPKHDKTFIFEEAERCIAQAGFRGIKLWVSVKANDKKLSNIMEVASKFGIPVLQHTWYKSIGNRQGESSPSDIAYLASRYPNIKIIMGHLGGCGMRGVLDIEKFSNVYVETGGSQPATGILEFAVRTIGPERVLFGSDTPCRSFPSQLGRIYGADISDKSKKMILAENAKKLLDIK